The DNA segment TAGGGTCCCCAGGCCGTCGTCGGGGAGGGCTTTAGGCTCTCCGGAAGCGGGCGGGGATTACTCCTGCTTTTAGGGGGTCTCGCCCAGGTACGCTTCCTGGACACCGGGATGCACGCGAACCTCCTCTGGCCTCCCTGTGGCGATGATTTTGCCCTGGTGCATGACGGTGATCCGTGAGGCGACGGAGAAGACCACCCGCATGTCGTGCTCGGTGAACACGACGGTGATCCCAGCCTCCTGGGCGATCCGCGTCAGGAGCCGTGTGATCTGCTGGATCTCGACGGGAGCCATCCCCGCCGTCGGCTCGTCCAGGAGCAGGAGCTTCGGTTCCACGGCTAAGGCGATGGCGATCTCGAGCCGCTTCTGATCTCCCCGGGAAAGACTTCCTCCCCAGCGGTCGGCTTCAGCGAGGAGGCCGACCCGTGCCAGGAGCTCAGTGGCCTTCGCGTGAGCCCCTTTGGCCTTGTTCAAGGAGGCGAGGGGCTTGGACGTGAGGCCCAGGTGGGAGAGGACTGCCACTAACGTGTTCTCGTGGACGGTGAGCTCGGGGAAGATGTTGATGAGTTGGAAGGATCGTCCGATTCCGTGGCGGACGATCTCAGAGGCTGGAAGTCCGGTAATATCTTTCCCCGCCAAGAGGACCCTTCCCGAGTCCGGCCGGAGCATCCCCGTGAGGAGATTAAACAGGGTCGTCTTGCCTGCCCCGTTCGGGCCGATGATGGCCAGGAGCTCTCCTTCCTCGACTTGGAGGTCGACCCCGTCAACCGCCCTGACTCCCCCGAAGTGCTTTTTCAGCCGAATCGTCTCGAGGAGATATCGCTGCACCGTTTTCGCCGCCTGAGCCAGGAGGCATTGTACAGGAAGGTCGAGGAGAAGAGGAAAGCGGAATGGGCAGCCTTGTGCCCGGTTGGGCCTGGCTTCTTTCCAGACCGCCAGGGCGGCGTGCTCAGCCCTGACGACAGTCAGGCCAGGTGTCCCTCACGCTCCCACGCCCTGGCAATCCACATCGC comes from the Candidatus Rokuibacteriota bacterium genome and includes:
- a CDS encoding ABC transporter ATP-binding protein, producing MQRYLLETIRLKKHFGGVRAVDGVDLQVEEGELLAIIGPNGAGKTTLFNLLTGMLRPDSGRVLLAGKDITGLPASEIVRHGIGRSFQLINIFPELTVHENTLVAVLSHLGLTSKPLASLNKAKGAHAKATELLARVGLLAEADRWGGSLSRGDQKRLEIAIALAVEPKLLLLDEPTAGMAPVEIQQITRLLTRIAQEAGITVVFTEHDMRVVFSVASRITVMHQGKIIATGRPEEVRVHPGVQEAYLGETP